In Mycobacterium gallinarum, a single window of DNA contains:
- a CDS encoding YdcF family protein produces MTGSHGTRFSRGAGRTVAIVVALALAGAISLAADIVAFGGRSDTSQADAAIVLGAAVDDDAPSPVFSERLRHAAELFESGQVKWIVVTGGVGRGDTLAESEAGREWLIGAGIPADRILIETQSRTTKQNLVFARPLLTEHDINRVLIVSDPLHMRRAMRMADDLRLDAHPSPTPTSRFQTLGTQLPMLLREMYFSVHYYATRQ; encoded by the coding sequence GTGACGGGCAGCCATGGCACGCGGTTCTCCCGCGGCGCCGGACGTACCGTCGCGATTGTCGTGGCGCTGGCTCTGGCGGGTGCCATCAGCCTTGCGGCCGACATCGTCGCGTTCGGCGGGCGCTCCGACACATCGCAGGCCGATGCGGCAATCGTCCTCGGTGCGGCGGTCGACGACGATGCACCGTCGCCGGTGTTTTCCGAACGTCTGCGGCACGCGGCCGAGCTCTTCGAATCAGGACAGGTCAAGTGGATCGTCGTGACGGGTGGTGTCGGGCGGGGCGACACGCTCGCCGAATCCGAGGCCGGCCGCGAATGGCTGATCGGGGCCGGGATTCCGGCCGATCGCATCCTCATCGAGACACAGTCCCGAACCACCAAGCAGAATCTGGTCTTCGCCCGGCCGCTGCTCACCGAACATGACATCAATCGCGTGCTGATCGTCAGCGATCCGTTGCATATGCGCCGCGCGATGCGGATGGCCGACGACCTGCGACTTGATGCGCACCCGTCGCCCACGCCAACCAGTCGCTTCCAAACCCTCGGCACGCAGCTGCCGATGCTGTTGCGCGAGATGTACTTCAGCGTGCATTACTACGCGACGCGTCAGTGA
- a CDS encoding S53 family peptidase yields the protein MKARHIGVLALVAASVMVLVSDLRLASSRPGTEGGDAIAGPYSYLLASSTDLGPSHNDNAQLTLALHDPTRPDGVFDWAHSQGLDVRWKPGQAWAVLEGAAEKVADAFDVEVHDYRGKRGQVFYASPQQPAIPDALTSEVAELGRILGYLPHHTSQTRMFPLDVPDKGLKPSALLNTYNASRLAADGYTGKGATIVFFAFDGFDQSDLDAFATTYGLPQFTPEVVGGELDDPRGETTMDLEVAHAVAPDARKVVFSAQSTISGDGTFEKIGELFAEADRRYPGAIWSFSIGWGCDKLITAADLAPAREALAAAQANGTTAFNASGDLAGLECKGGDDWSSPPGEADIGLDSLASLPEMTDVGGTTLSTDADGRWLAEQAWYDVPLSVGSGGGVSNLFERPEWQRAVMPDRDPDRRLTPDVAAVADPFTGVRIIFKGTELVGGGTSQSAPIWAGLAAVMNQYLLANGGQLIGAFNPLLYRIAEGAPLPAFRDVTLGANAVAEAGPGYDLITGLGTPDVDNLVRNLLILQEAAE from the coding sequence GTGAAGGCGCGGCATATCGGCGTGCTGGCGTTGGTTGCCGCCAGCGTGATGGTGCTCGTTTCCGATCTGCGACTGGCATCGTCGCGCCCCGGCACAGAGGGCGGCGATGCCATCGCAGGGCCGTACTCGTACCTGCTGGCCAGCTCCACCGATCTGGGGCCGTCGCACAACGACAACGCCCAGTTGACGCTCGCGCTGCATGATCCGACGCGCCCCGACGGCGTTTTCGATTGGGCGCACAGTCAGGGCCTGGACGTCAGGTGGAAGCCGGGCCAGGCCTGGGCGGTGCTCGAAGGGGCGGCGGAGAAGGTGGCCGACGCATTCGACGTCGAGGTCCACGACTACCGCGGTAAGCGCGGTCAGGTGTTCTACGCATCGCCGCAACAGCCCGCGATTCCCGATGCGCTGACCTCCGAGGTCGCCGAGCTGGGACGGATCCTGGGCTACCTGCCGCACCACACGTCGCAGACGCGGATGTTTCCGCTCGACGTGCCGGACAAGGGACTGAAGCCCAGCGCACTGTTGAACACCTACAACGCGTCGCGGCTGGCCGCCGACGGCTATACGGGCAAGGGTGCCACGATCGTGTTCTTCGCCTTCGACGGTTTCGACCAGTCCGATCTGGACGCGTTCGCCACCACGTACGGGCTGCCCCAGTTCACCCCGGAAGTCGTCGGTGGCGAGCTCGACGACCCGCGCGGCGAGACGACGATGGATCTCGAAGTGGCCCACGCGGTCGCGCCGGATGCGCGCAAGGTCGTGTTCAGCGCCCAGTCGACGATCTCCGGCGACGGCACGTTCGAGAAGATCGGCGAGTTGTTCGCCGAAGCCGATCGCCGGTATCCCGGTGCGATCTGGAGCTTTTCGATCGGATGGGGTTGCGACAAACTCATCACTGCCGCCGATCTCGCACCGGCGCGGGAAGCGCTCGCGGCGGCACAGGCGAACGGCACGACGGCGTTCAACGCGAGCGGCGATCTCGCCGGGCTGGAGTGCAAAGGCGGCGACGACTGGTCGTCTCCGCCCGGCGAGGCTGATATAGGGCTGGACTCACTGGCGTCACTGCCGGAGATGACCGATGTCGGCGGCACGACGCTGTCCACCGACGCCGACGGCAGGTGGCTCGCCGAGCAGGCCTGGTACGACGTCCCGCTATCGGTCGGCAGCGGAGGCGGGGTGTCCAACCTGTTCGAGCGCCCGGAATGGCAACGGGCCGTGATGCCCGACCGCGATCCCGACCGCAGGCTGACGCCCGACGTCGCGGCCGTCGCCGACCCCTTCACCGGCGTGCGCATCATCTTCAAGGGAACCGAACTGGTCGGTGGCGGGACATCGCAGTCCGCGCCGATCTGGGCGGGGCTTGCCGCGGTGATGAACCAGTACCTGCTCGCCAACGGCGGGCAGCTGATCGGTGCCTTCAATCCGCTGCTCTACCGGATCGCCGAGGGTGCACCGCTGCCCGCGTTCCGTGACGTGACACTCGGCGCCAACGCCGTCGCCGAGGCCGGACCGGGTTACGACCTCATCACCGGGCTCGGTACCCCCGATGTCGACAACCTCGTACGCAATCTGCTGATCCTCCAAGAGGCGGCCGAATGA
- a CDS encoding TIGR03668 family PPOX class F420-dependent oxidoreductase → MAEIDAAALFAQSPVAMLATVGPDGAPHVVPVVFAVNTDREQPVIYTAVDAKRKSTKRLQRLTNIEANPRVSVLVDNYDEDWTQLWWVRADGVAEVHHSGDEMASGYALLRRKYVQYQRLALDGPVVTIAVARWSAWQA, encoded by the coding sequence ATGGCCGAAATCGACGCTGCGGCCCTGTTCGCGCAATCGCCCGTCGCGATGCTCGCCACCGTCGGGCCGGACGGCGCGCCACACGTTGTGCCCGTGGTGTTCGCGGTCAACACCGACCGCGAACAACCAGTCATCTACACCGCTGTCGACGCCAAACGTAAGTCCACCAAACGGTTGCAGCGGCTGACCAACATCGAGGCCAACCCCCGGGTGAGCGTGCTCGTCGACAACTACGACGAAGACTGGACCCAGCTGTGGTGGGTGCGGGCCGACGGCGTCGCCGAGGTCCACCACAGCGGTGACGAGATGGCCAGCGGCTATGCGCTGCTGCGGCGCAAATACGTTCAGTACCAAAGGCTTGCGCTCGACGGTCCCGTCGTCACGATCGCCGTCGCGCGGTGGTCAGCGTGGCAGGCGTGA
- a CDS encoding MarR family winged helix-turn-helix transcriptional regulator, with protein sequence MPELSAPLLVHLARRMQTEAEVELIAFGLRARHVVALTLLRDLGEQNQSDLTAMLGIDATNVVGLLNELESDGLIERRRSAEDRRRHTVMLTAAGTRTLTEIEKVLWVVEQRVLAPLSDSEQHDLYALLARATASSCAEVLPTTQACIEGSE encoded by the coding sequence GTGCCAGAACTGTCCGCGCCGCTGCTGGTGCACCTGGCGCGGCGGATGCAGACCGAGGCCGAAGTGGAGTTGATCGCCTTCGGTCTCCGCGCGCGGCACGTCGTCGCCCTGACCCTGCTGCGCGACCTCGGCGAACAGAATCAGTCCGACCTGACCGCCATGCTCGGAATCGACGCGACGAACGTGGTGGGCCTGCTGAACGAACTCGAGTCCGACGGCCTCATCGAGCGCAGGCGCTCGGCCGAAGACCGCCGGCGGCACACCGTGATGCTGACCGCGGCGGGCACACGCACGCTCACCGAGATCGAGAAGGTGCTCTGGGTCGTCGAACAACGTGTGCTCGCCCCGCTGAGCGATTCGGAGCAGCACGATCTGTATGCGCTCCTCGCACGGGCGACCGCGAGCAGCTGCGCCGAGGTCCTTCCGACCACGCAGGCGTGCATCGAGGGTTCGGAATAG
- a CDS encoding STAS domain-containing protein: protein MPAKDLITTSVSYDDDVAVLAVSGEIDLATIPAFEAAIADALAQRPKALIVDLSAVDFLASAGLQALVATHEKIGGSAGFAVVADGPATSRPIQLTGLDQVLSLSSSVAEAKASVAG, encoded by the coding sequence GTGCCCGCCAAGGATCTGATCACCACCTCGGTCAGCTACGACGACGACGTCGCTGTGCTTGCGGTCAGCGGCGAAATAGATCTGGCCACCATCCCGGCGTTCGAGGCGGCCATCGCGGACGCGCTCGCCCAGCGGCCCAAGGCGCTGATCGTCGACCTCTCTGCGGTGGACTTCCTCGCGTCGGCGGGGCTGCAGGCGTTGGTGGCCACTCACGAGAAGATCGGAGGGTCGGCAGGATTCGCGGTTGTCGCCGATGGGCCCGCCACGAGTCGGCCCATCCAGCTAACCGGTTTGGACCAGGTTCTGTCGCTCTCATCGTCGGTCGCCGAAGCGAAGGCTTCGGTTGCTGGCTAA
- a CDS encoding elongation factor G-like protein EF-G2 produces MADKTTTSQAGAAPTADSPAAIRNVVLVGPSGGGKTTLVEALLVAAGVLNRPGSVVDGTTVCDCDEAEISQQRSVGLALASLEHDGVKVNLIDTPGYADFVGELRAGLRAADCALFVIASNEEIDEPTKSLWLECSQVGMPRAVLITKLDHARANYENTLTAAQQAFGDKVLPLYLPADFGSIAGTAGGPCTGLIGLLSQTHFEYADGKRTTSHEPDASYGDAIEEMRGNLIEGIIEESEDETLMERYLGGEEIDQSVLIEDLEKAVARGSFFPVVPVCSTTGVGTLELLEVITSGFPSPPEHQLPEVFTPQGKSRNSLPCDPAGPLLAEVVKTTSDPYLGRVSLVRVFSGTISPDATVHVSGHFSSFYGGNGSSPTHADQRWTAGHADHDEDERIGTLSFPLGKQQRPAPQVVAGDICAIGRLSRAETGDTLSAKAEPLVLKPWTMPEPLLPMAIQPHAKTDEDKLAVGLQRLAAEDPTLRIEQNPETHQIVLWTMGEAHSGVVLDALARRYGVAVDTVELRVPLRETLGGKAKGHGRHVKQSGGHGQFAVCDIEVEPLPEGSGFEFVDKVVGGSVPRQFIPSVEKGVRAQMEKGLLNGAGSGYPVVDIRVTLFDGKAHSVDSSDFAFQMAGGLALREAASATKVNLLEPVDEVSVVVPDDFVGAVMSDLAGRRGRVVGTDKVGEDRTVVKAEIPEVELTRYAIDLRSLAHGAGSFTRSFARYEPMPEQAAAKVRASV; encoded by the coding sequence ATGGCCGACAAGACGACAACTTCCCAAGCCGGAGCTGCTCCCACCGCGGACAGTCCGGCCGCCATCCGCAACGTGGTGCTGGTGGGCCCATCGGGTGGCGGCAAGACAACACTCGTCGAGGCGTTACTGGTCGCCGCCGGAGTGCTCAACAGACCGGGATCGGTCGTCGACGGGACCACCGTCTGCGATTGCGACGAGGCCGAGATCTCGCAGCAGCGCTCGGTCGGTCTCGCCCTGGCGTCACTGGAGCACGACGGCGTCAAGGTCAACCTGATCGACACACCCGGCTACGCCGACTTCGTCGGCGAACTGCGCGCCGGGCTGCGAGCCGCGGACTGCGCGCTGTTCGTCATCGCGTCCAACGAGGAGATCGACGAGCCGACCAAGTCGCTGTGGCTGGAGTGTAGCCAGGTCGGGATGCCGCGGGCCGTTCTCATCACGAAACTCGACCACGCCCGGGCCAACTACGAGAACACGCTGACGGCGGCGCAGCAGGCCTTCGGCGACAAGGTGTTGCCGCTGTACCTGCCCGCCGACTTTGGTTCAATTGCCGGCACCGCCGGCGGACCCTGCACCGGCCTCATCGGGTTGCTCTCCCAGACCCACTTCGAATACGCCGACGGCAAGCGCACCACGTCCCATGAACCCGACGCCTCCTACGGCGACGCGATCGAGGAGATGCGCGGCAACCTGATCGAGGGAATCATCGAGGAGTCCGAGGACGAGACCCTGATGGAGCGCTACCTCGGCGGCGAGGAGATCGACCAGTCGGTGCTGATCGAAGACCTCGAGAAGGCTGTCGCGCGCGGGTCGTTCTTTCCGGTCGTCCCCGTGTGCAGCACGACCGGCGTGGGCACCCTCGAACTGCTGGAGGTCATCACCAGCGGGTTCCCGTCCCCGCCCGAACACCAGCTCCCCGAGGTGTTCACCCCGCAGGGCAAGTCCCGCAACAGCTTGCCGTGTGATCCGGCCGGCCCCCTGCTCGCCGAGGTCGTCAAGACCACGTCGGATCCGTATCTGGGCCGCGTCAGCCTGGTGCGGGTGTTCTCCGGGACCATCTCGCCCGACGCGACCGTGCATGTGTCCGGCCACTTCTCGTCGTTCTACGGCGGCAACGGCTCCTCCCCCACCCACGCCGACCAGCGCTGGACGGCCGGCCACGCCGATCATGACGAGGACGAACGCATCGGCACGCTGTCATTCCCACTCGGCAAGCAACAGCGGCCCGCACCGCAGGTGGTAGCCGGTGACATCTGCGCCATCGGACGGCTGTCGCGCGCCGAGACGGGCGACACGCTGTCCGCGAAGGCGGAACCGTTGGTGCTCAAACCATGGACCATGCCGGAACCGTTGTTGCCCATGGCCATTCAACCACACGCCAAGACCGACGAGGACAAGCTTGCGGTCGGGTTGCAGCGCCTTGCGGCCGAGGATCCGACCCTGCGCATCGAACAGAACCCCGAGACACATCAGATCGTGCTGTGGACCATGGGCGAGGCGCATTCCGGCGTGGTGCTCGACGCGCTGGCACGCCGCTACGGTGTCGCCGTCGACACCGTCGAGTTACGGGTGCCGCTTCGAGAAACGCTGGGCGGCAAGGCCAAAGGACATGGACGGCACGTCAAGCAGTCCGGCGGCCACGGCCAGTTCGCGGTATGCGACATCGAGGTCGAGCCGCTGCCGGAAGGGTCTGGTTTCGAGTTCGTCGACAAGGTCGTCGGCGGTTCCGTTCCACGCCAGTTCATTCCGAGCGTGGAAAAGGGTGTGCGCGCTCAGATGGAGAAGGGACTTCTCAACGGGGCGGGCTCGGGCTATCCGGTCGTCGACATCAGGGTGACGCTGTTCGACGGCAAGGCGCACAGCGTCGACTCCTCCGACTTCGCGTTCCAGATGGCAGGTGGGCTGGCGCTGCGTGAGGCGGCCTCGGCGACCAAAGTTAACCTGCTCGAACCGGTCGACGAGGTCTCGGTCGTGGTGCCCGACGATTTCGTCGGCGCCGTGATGAGCGACCTGGCGGGCCGGCGCGGGCGCGTGGTCGGCACGGACAAAGTCGGCGAGGACCGCACCGTCGTGAAGGCCGAGATACCCGAGGTCGAGTTGACCCGATACGCGATCGACCTCCGATCGCTCGCGCACGGCGCCGGATCCTTCACGCGATCCTTCGCTCGCTATGAGCCCATGCCGGAGCAGGCGGCGGCCAAGGTGCGGGCGTCGGTATAG
- a CDS encoding FMN-dependent NADH-azoreductase — protein sequence MRKELMNQLLHIDSSVQGDQSVSRRLTARAVQRWRDTHPEGSVVYRDLASNPIPHLGDVTSPALTAELIGEIKRADTVVLGLPLYNFGPPSTVKAWVDHIVAPGLSIDAETGAGLLGDTEFVVLESRGGGYGPGTPREGWDHAESWLPHAVSMTGLSPRLIVAELTMADVNPAMAELKPLAAASLNQAFEAIDALWEVGENAA from the coding sequence ATGAGGAAGGAACTGATGAACCAGTTGCTACACATCGACTCCTCGGTCCAGGGCGACCAGTCCGTCAGCCGTCGTCTCACCGCCCGTGCCGTCCAGCGGTGGCGCGACACCCACCCGGAGGGCTCTGTCGTGTATCGCGATCTGGCGAGTAATCCGATTCCGCACCTCGGGGACGTGACGTCACCGGCGCTGACCGCCGAACTGATCGGCGAGATCAAGCGTGCCGACACGGTTGTGCTCGGACTCCCGCTGTACAACTTCGGCCCGCCGAGCACGGTCAAGGCGTGGGTGGATCACATCGTCGCGCCCGGGCTGTCGATAGACGCCGAAACGGGGGCGGGTCTGCTCGGCGATACCGAGTTCGTCGTGCTCGAAAGTCGGGGCGGCGGCTACGGTCCGGGCACACCTCGAGAGGGTTGGGATCACGCTGAATCTTGGTTGCCCCATGCGGTGTCGATGACGGGCCTGTCGCCTCGCCTCATCGTCGCCGAACTCACGATGGCGGATGTCAATCCAGCGATGGCTGAGCTCAAACCGCTTGCGGCCGCGAGCCTGAACCAGGCGTTCGAGGCGATCGACGCACTGTGGGAAGTCGGTGAGAACGCCGCCTGA
- a CDS encoding STAS domain-containing protein, with amino-acid sequence MSDPTDVATASVSTEGLLPQLVEHLRQNRTALREEWARRITEAELLTAMSPEEIFSEATTVYDSYVEVLETGSVEALQDYARDLSERIIPRGVETNEVVGIVLLLRDVLARSLFEKYQTDFELLNRVLDAYEPAANRIANTVAVGFVQERERIIRQQQEAIRELSTPVLQVREQLLILPIIGVLDSQRARQVTEQLLRAIRANRAKVVVIDITGVPTIDSTVANHLVQTVDASGLMGASVIITGLSSEIALTLVTIGLDLSKMNAVGDLQGGIEEAERLLGYEVTRTGEQPG; translated from the coding sequence ATGTCCGATCCGACAGATGTGGCCACCGCGAGCGTCTCGACCGAAGGCCTGTTACCGCAACTGGTGGAGCACCTCAGACAGAACCGCACCGCGCTGCGCGAGGAGTGGGCACGCAGGATCACCGAAGCGGAGCTGCTGACCGCGATGTCGCCCGAGGAGATCTTCTCGGAGGCGACCACGGTGTACGACAGCTACGTCGAAGTGCTCGAGACGGGCAGTGTGGAAGCGCTGCAGGACTACGCACGCGATCTGTCCGAGCGCATCATCCCGCGCGGTGTGGAGACCAACGAGGTCGTCGGCATCGTGCTGCTGCTGCGCGACGTGCTGGCCCGCTCGCTGTTCGAGAAGTACCAAACCGACTTCGAACTGCTCAACCGCGTGCTCGACGCGTACGAGCCCGCCGCGAACCGCATCGCCAACACCGTGGCCGTCGGATTCGTGCAGGAACGCGAGCGCATCATTCGCCAGCAGCAGGAAGCGATCCGCGAGCTGTCGACACCGGTGCTGCAGGTGCGCGAGCAGCTGCTGATTCTGCCGATCATCGGTGTGCTCGACAGCCAGCGCGCCCGCCAGGTGACCGAACAGCTGCTGCGGGCGATCCGCGCCAACCGCGCCAAGGTCGTTGTCATCGACATCACCGGCGTGCCCACCATCGACTCCACGGTGGCCAACCACCTCGTGCAGACCGTCGACGCGTCGGGCCTGATGGGCGCCAGCGTGATCATCACCGGTCTGTCGTCGGAGATCGCGCTGACCCTCGTGACGATCGGTCTCGACCTGTCGAAGATGAACGCCGTCGGCGACCTGCAGGGTGGTATCGAGGAGGCCGAACGGCTGCTCGGCTACGAGGTGACCCGCACCGGCGAGCAACCCGGGTAA
- a CDS encoding STAS domain-containing protein: protein MAVPILKQGTILIASVQAALSDSDTEQLRHDLMERVSRYRAHGIIVDVTAIDVMDSFAARSLRTIAHMTRLRGADTVIVGLQPEVAFAMVQLGLTFDDMHTALDLEEGLALLNRNLPNRKLEDRKPAIGRDPGNVHAD from the coding sequence ATGGCAGTTCCCATCCTCAAGCAGGGCACGATCCTGATCGCCTCGGTGCAGGCCGCGCTCTCGGACTCCGACACCGAACAGCTTCGCCATGACCTGATGGAGCGGGTCAGCCGATACCGTGCGCACGGCATCATCGTCGACGTGACCGCGATCGATGTCATGGATTCGTTTGCAGCCCGGTCACTTCGAACGATCGCGCATATGACCCGGCTGCGCGGTGCGGACACGGTGATCGTGGGCCTGCAGCCCGAGGTGGCGTTCGCCATGGTCCAGTTGGGACTCACGTTCGACGACATGCACACCGCGCTGGATCTGGAAGAGGGCCTTGCTCTCCTCAATCGGAATCTGCCGAATCGGAAGCTCGAGGATCGGAAACCGGCGATCGGACGCGACCCCGGAAATGTCCATGCCGACTGA
- a CDS encoding SpoIIE family protein phosphatase, protein MFRHGKFGPIEWAAVRRPRPGEVVCGDHPVAFDIGDGAALFGVIDGLGHGEAAAAAAQLAAEVVDQGRADPLDVLMQRCHLALIDTRGVAMTLASIDFDANELSWIGIGNVAADLVAKHPSGIAVRSSALLVGGIVGYRIPQTLTTAQVPISPGDLLVMSSDGIAEQHLDDIDFAAHATTIAEQLVGRYGRETDDALVLAARHRGTS, encoded by the coding sequence ATGTTTAGGCATGGCAAGTTCGGGCCCATCGAATGGGCCGCGGTTCGCCGCCCCCGACCCGGGGAGGTGGTGTGCGGCGATCATCCGGTGGCATTCGACATCGGCGACGGTGCCGCACTGTTCGGGGTGATCGACGGTCTGGGCCACGGCGAGGCGGCGGCTGCGGCCGCGCAGTTGGCCGCCGAGGTCGTGGACCAGGGCCGCGCCGACCCGCTGGATGTGTTGATGCAGCGCTGCCATCTCGCTCTGATCGACACCCGCGGTGTAGCAATGACATTGGCCAGCATCGACTTCGATGCCAACGAGCTGAGTTGGATCGGTATCGGTAACGTCGCGGCCGATCTCGTTGCCAAGCACCCGAGCGGAATCGCAGTTCGTTCCTCTGCGCTACTGGTGGGGGGCATCGTCGGATACCGGATACCGCAGACCCTCACCACCGCTCAGGTGCCGATCTCCCCCGGCGACCTGCTGGTCATGTCGAGCGACGGCATCGCCGAACAACACCTCGACGACATCGACTTCGCCGCCCACGCAACGACAATCGCCGAACAACTCGTGGGCCGCTACGGTAGGGAGACCGACGATGCGCTGGTGCTGGCGGCCCGTCATCGAGGTACCTCATGA
- a CDS encoding sigma-70 family RNA polymerase sigma factor, with translation MPENDALLTARFERDALPLIHDFYRHALKLTRDPADAEDLLQETAAKAFAGFHGFRDGTNLGGWLYRILVNSHISSYRKQQRRPAQWLTDEFTDGQLVAQARHSSGGLKSAEDEVLDLIGDDDIQTAMRQLPEKLRTALYYADVVGLRINEIAEITDAPAGTVMTRVHRARHRLRGLLSDVAEARGYSLDQAA, from the coding sequence GTGCCTGAAAACGATGCGCTGCTGACCGCCCGCTTCGAGCGGGACGCACTGCCACTGATTCACGATTTCTACCGCCACGCGCTGAAGTTGACGCGCGATCCCGCCGATGCGGAGGACCTGCTCCAGGAGACGGCTGCCAAAGCGTTCGCCGGGTTCCACGGCTTCCGCGACGGCACGAATCTCGGCGGCTGGCTGTACCGGATCTTGGTCAATAGCCATATCAGTTCGTACCGGAAGCAACAGCGACGCCCAGCCCAGTGGCTGACCGACGAGTTCACCGACGGACAGCTGGTGGCCCAGGCCCGCCACTCCTCGGGCGGCCTGAAGTCCGCCGAGGACGAGGTGCTCGACCTCATCGGCGACGACGACATCCAGACCGCGATGCGTCAGCTGCCCGAGAAGCTGCGCACCGCGCTGTACTACGCCGATGTCGTCGGTCTGCGCATCAACGAGATCGCCGAGATCACCGACGCACCGGCCGGGACCGTCATGACACGCGTGCACCGTGCGCGGCATCGGCTGCGCGGCCTGCTGTCCGACGTCGCCGAGGCCAGGGGCTACAGCCTGGACCAGGCGGCGTAG
- a CDS encoding anti-sigma regulatory factor: MPTDFVVDINDSDDIVTARQAGHELARQLGFSLTDVTMIATAISEIARNITSYAGRGEVRVGVQLRDGRQALVVRAEDDGPGIADVERALDDGYSTGRGLGLGLPGARRLMDRLQIESELGRGTVIEMWKWIPDNV; encoded by the coding sequence ATGCCGACTGACTTCGTGGTCGACATCAACGACTCCGACGACATCGTCACCGCGCGGCAAGCGGGGCACGAACTCGCGAGGCAGCTCGGATTCTCGCTGACCGACGTCACGATGATTGCGACGGCGATCTCCGAAATTGCGCGCAACATAACGAGTTACGCCGGTCGAGGCGAGGTCCGCGTCGGAGTTCAGCTCCGCGACGGCAGGCAGGCGTTGGTGGTGAGAGCCGAGGACGACGGTCCCGGCATAGCCGACGTCGAACGCGCACTTGACGACGGATACTCCACCGGACGCGGACTCGGGCTCGGACTGCCCGGTGCGCGCAGGCTGATGGATCGACTGCAGATCGAGTCGGAGTTGGGCCGCGGCACCGTCATCGAGATGTGGAAGTGGATACCCGACAATGTTTAG
- a CDS encoding zinc ribbon domain-containing protein, producing the protein MTTPDDSVPTTECRICKTDVPEGEYCGLCGCHLEPRPGEGPDWLRVKNFGAAPNEHLLQLSLASSLFPQVAQRSRTAFRLGLVVLLVCLVAFTLLRLPAALITVGTLGLPVLYLIYLRESDAFRDFPVSTLVLTAVLGVGFGVGWVLLTGAMVARSYEVGLGSAITGMPMLRVGIGIPLGGVILMLLPAVIVRVFRPSSREALDGFRIGMLGAFAFMAAAAMTRSAPLFGTGAISKRPLESLLVEAGIRGISIPLITAAAGGLIGAALWFTRPASKKDQHPGMVRLVLVGLAAAILAVYLGLGLIDVARVPQLLMLVLYLALALVAMLVLRIGLHLALLHEVHDEIQSDEPLLCTHCGHVVPDMAFCPACGVATRASSRASREDRRDARPVREGPDTP; encoded by the coding sequence ATGACGACTCCCGACGATTCCGTCCCGACTACGGAATGCCGCATCTGCAAGACCGACGTACCGGAGGGCGAGTACTGCGGACTATGCGGATGCCACCTGGAACCGCGGCCCGGCGAGGGCCCGGACTGGTTGCGCGTCAAGAACTTCGGGGCGGCGCCGAACGAGCACCTGCTGCAGCTGTCGTTGGCCAGTTCGCTGTTCCCCCAGGTGGCGCAGCGCTCCCGAACAGCGTTCCGGCTGGGTCTGGTGGTGCTGCTGGTGTGCCTCGTCGCATTCACGCTGCTGCGTCTGCCCGCCGCGCTGATCACCGTCGGCACGCTGGGCCTGCCCGTGCTGTACCTCATCTATCTCCGCGAGTCGGATGCCTTCCGCGACTTCCCGGTCAGCACTCTGGTGCTCACCGCGGTGCTCGGTGTTGGATTTGGGGTGGGATGGGTCCTGCTGACGGGTGCGATGGTCGCCCGCTCGTACGAGGTCGGTCTGGGCTCCGCCATCACGGGCATGCCGATGCTCCGCGTGGGTATCGGCATTCCGCTGGGCGGGGTGATCCTGATGCTGTTGCCGGCCGTCATCGTGAGGGTGTTCCGACCATCCTCACGAGAAGCGTTGGACGGCTTCAGGATCGGAATGCTAGGCGCTTTCGCCTTCATGGCCGCGGCGGCGATGACGCGGTCGGCTCCGCTGTTCGGGACAGGGGCCATCAGCAAGCGCCCGCTGGAGAGCCTGCTCGTCGAGGCGGGCATCAGGGGCATCTCGATACCGTTGATCACCGCGGCCGCTGGTGGATTGATCGGTGCGGCACTGTGGTTCACCCGCCCGGCAAGTAAGAAGGATCAGCACCCCGGCATGGTGCGGCTGGTTCTCGTCGGCCTCGCGGCGGCGATCCTCGCCGTCTATCTCGGGCTGGGCCTGATCGACGTCGCCCGCGTCCCGCAGTTGTTGATGCTGGTGCTCTATCTGGCACTGGCGCTGGTCGCCATGCTGGTGTTGCGTATCGGTTTGCATCTGGCGCTGCTGCACGAGGTGCACGACGAGATCCAGTCCGATGAGCCGCTGCTGTGTACGCACTGCGGACATGTGGTGCCGGATATGGCTTTCTGCCCCGCGTGCGGGGTGGCGACGCGGGCATCGTCACGGGCGTCACGCGAAGACCGGCGCGACGCCCGTCCGGTGCGTGAAGGTCCCGACACACCGTGA